The Lacrimispora xylanolytica genome has a segment encoding these proteins:
- the scfB gene encoding thioether cross-link-forming SCIFF peptide maturase → MIHQYINNGFHIILDVNSGAVHSVDAVMYDAVAAAKELIPDMEKPEKLSGQVTEAVISRLKDSYPEAEIAEALEEIQYLIDAGELFSKDVYHDYIVDFKKRKTVVKALCLHIAHDCNLACQYCFAEEGEYHGRRALMSFEVGKKAIDFLLLNSGNRKNLEIDFFGGEPLMNWEVVKQIVEYGRSKEKEYNKNFRFTMTTNGVLLNDEIMEYCNKEMSNVVLSLDGRKEVNDKMRPFRNGKGSYELIVPKFQKFAKLRENKDYYIRGTFTRENMDFAKDVLEFADLGFKSMSIEPVVAQAEEYYAIREEDIPQILEEYDNLAVEYIKRHKEGKGFNFFHFNIDLQQGPCVAKRLAGCGSGTEYLAVTPWGDFYPCHQFVGQDDYLLGNVDEGLLNTKVRDEFKLCNVYAKDKCQDCFARFYCSGGCAANSYNFHGNITDAYDIGCEMEKKRVECSIMIKAALAEE, encoded by the coding sequence ACTGATTCCTGATATGGAAAAGCCGGAAAAGCTGTCCGGTCAGGTAACGGAGGCAGTCATAAGCCGTTTAAAGGATTCTTATCCCGAAGCCGAAATCGCAGAGGCATTGGAGGAAATCCAGTATCTCATCGATGCAGGGGAATTATTCTCAAAAGATGTTTACCATGATTACATAGTAGATTTTAAAAAGAGAAAGACAGTCGTAAAAGCGCTCTGTTTACATATTGCTCATGACTGCAATCTGGCTTGCCAATATTGCTTTGCAGAAGAAGGGGAATACCACGGCCGCCGCGCCCTCATGTCCTTTGAGGTAGGAAAAAAGGCGATTGATTTCCTTCTTCTAAATTCCGGCAACCGCAAAAACTTGGAAATAGACTTCTTTGGCGGCGAACCATTGATGAACTGGGAAGTTGTAAAGCAGATTGTTGAATACGGACGCTCAAAAGAGAAAGAATATAATAAGAACTTCCGTTTCACCATGACAACCAACGGCGTTCTTTTAAATGACGAAATCATGGAGTACTGTAATAAGGAAATGAGCAATGTGGTCTTAAGCCTCGACGGACGTAAGGAAGTCAACGACAAGATGCGTCCTTTCCGTAACGGAAAGGGAAGCTACGAATTAATCGTACCCAAATTCCAGAAATTTGCAAAGCTTCGTGAAAACAAGGATTATTATATCAGAGGAACCTTTACCAGAGAAAATATGGATTTTGCAAAAGACGTTCTGGAATTTGCAGATTTAGGCTTTAAGAGCATGTCCATCGAGCCGGTAGTGGCACAGGCAGAAGAGTATTATGCCATTCGGGAAGAGGACATTCCTCAGATTCTTGAAGAATACGACAACCTTGCAGTGGAATACATCAAACGTCATAAAGAAGGCAAAGGCTTTAATTTCTTCCATTTTAACATTGATTTACAGCAGGGACCATGTGTGGCAAAGCGACTTGCCGGCTGTGGTTCCGGTACAGAGTATTTGGCTGTAACTCCATGGGGCGATTTCTATCCCTGCCATCAGTTCGTAGGACAAGATGATTACCTTCTTGGAAATGTAGACGAAGGTCTGCTGAATACAAAAGTACGGGATGAATTTAAGCTTTGCAACGTATATGCAAAGGACAAATGCCAGGACTGCTTTGCAAGATTTTATTGCAGTGGCGGCTGTGCAGCCAATTCCTATAACTTCCATGGTAATATTACAGATGCATACGATATCGGATGCGAGATGGAAAAGAAGCGGGTGGAATGTTCCATTATGATCAAGGCTGCGCTGGCAGAAGAATAA
- the tgt gene encoding tRNA guanosine(34) transglycosylase Tgt gives MKYTLIKKDGRAKRAEVTTVHGTIQTPVFMNVGTVAAIKGAVSTDDLREIKTQVQLSNTYHLHVRTGDKLIRQFGGLHQFMNWDRPILTDSGGFQVFSLTGLRKIKEEGVYFQSHIDGHKIFMGPEESMQIQSNLGSTIAMAFDECPPHPATREYMQNSVDRTTRWLERCRTEMARLNSLPETINKEQLLFGINQGGTYEDIRIAHAKTISAMDLDGYALGGLAVGESHFEMYRILDETVPYLPENKPTYLMGVGTPANILEAVDRGVDFFDCVYPSRNGRHGHVYTNKGKLNLFNSRFELDAKPIEEGCQCPACRSYSRAYIRHLLKAKEMLGMRLCVLHNLYFYNTMMEEIRDAIDNQCYGEYKERKLAGMTEAQS, from the coding sequence ATGAAGTATACTTTAATAAAAAAGGATGGCAGGGCCAAACGTGCAGAGGTCACCACAGTCCATGGCACCATTCAGACCCCTGTATTCATGAATGTAGGCACGGTTGCAGCCATTAAAGGCGCTGTATCCACCGATGATTTACGGGAGATTAAGACTCAGGTGCAGCTGTCAAACACCTACCACCTTCACGTACGTACCGGAGATAAGCTGATCAGGCAGTTTGGCGGCTTGCACCAGTTCATGAACTGGGATCGCCCCATCCTTACGGATTCCGGTGGATTCCAGGTATTCTCCTTAACCGGATTAAGAAAGATAAAAGAAGAAGGTGTTTATTTCCAGTCTCATATCGATGGACATAAGATCTTCATGGGACCAGAAGAGAGCATGCAGATTCAGTCAAACCTTGGCTCAACCATTGCCATGGCCTTTGATGAATGCCCGCCTCACCCTGCCACCAGGGAGTATATGCAAAACAGCGTAGACAGAACCACCAGATGGCTGGAGCGCTGCCGCACCGAGATGGCAAGGCTTAACTCCCTTCCGGAGACCATTAATAAAGAACAGCTTTTATTTGGGATTAACCAGGGAGGAACCTATGAGGATATTCGTATCGCTCATGCAAAAACCATTTCTGCCATGGATTTAGACGGCTATGCCCTTGGCGGACTTGCCGTTGGAGAAAGCCATTTTGAGATGTACCGAATATTAGACGAAACCGTTCCCTATCTTCCGGAAAATAAGCCAACTTATCTCATGGGCGTAGGAACTCCGGCAAACATCTTAGAAGCCGTAGATCGGGGCGTGGATTTCTTTGACTGTGTCTATCCTTCAAGGAACGGACGTCATGGACATGTCTACACCAACAAAGGAAAGCTGAATCTGTTTAACAGTAGGTTTGAGCTGGATGCCAAACCAATTGAAGAAGGCTGTCAGTGTCCTGCCTGTCGTTCCTATAGCAGAGCCTATATCAGACATCTTTTAAAGGCAAAAGAAATGCTCGGCATGAGATTATGTGTCTTGCATAATTTGTATTTTTATAATACAATGATGGAAGAGATTCGTGACGCGATTGACAATCAGTGTTATGGGGAATATAAGGAAAGAAAGCTTGCCGGAATGACGGAAGCTCAATCCTAA